The following are encoded in a window of Bradyrhizobium sp. WBOS07 genomic DNA:
- a CDS encoding tetratricopeptide repeat protein, whose protein sequence is MACSLLCWLASPSYAQSAREFAREGFAAKDRKQFPLAIQLFSEAIKQGQFTPEQRGFILYGRGVSYDALGLRDLALGDFDAAIALLPEFPNSYVYRALAWSDRREFDKARDDLMQALRLNPTSALIHNNLGSVYERKGEVDKAIESYGEAIRLDPTAAQAFYNRAHAFIAKQDYRAAISDYDRAIGLQRDFADAYSNRGGMYLLLGDTDKAIGDFDEAIRLKGTDPIFWSNRASAYMTMGRYKDALADFDRAQTIDPGNPATYLGRGRARLYSNEISGAIEDLRVAARLRPTNAFPAIWMHIARIHQGNPDREELERNAARVDRSQWPAQVLDFYLGKLAMDRVREDAGSGVGAEAERRLCEADFFVGEFLSHRQQKADGRRMLRTVVDRCRPVDIIFAAAQAELRDDKEAK, encoded by the coding sequence GTGGCCTGTAGCCTGCTGTGCTGGCTGGCATCGCCGTCGTACGCCCAGAGCGCCCGCGAGTTCGCGCGGGAAGGGTTTGCGGCAAAGGACAGGAAGCAGTTTCCGCTGGCCATCCAATTGTTCAGCGAGGCAATCAAACAAGGGCAATTCACTCCCGAGCAACGCGGCTTCATCCTGTACGGGCGAGGGGTATCGTATGACGCGCTAGGACTGCGCGATCTCGCCCTGGGCGATTTCGACGCGGCGATAGCGCTGCTGCCCGAGTTCCCGAATTCCTACGTGTATCGCGCTCTGGCATGGAGCGATCGACGGGAATTCGACAAGGCACGGGACGATCTCATGCAGGCGCTGCGGCTGAACCCGACCAGCGCGCTCATTCACAACAATCTCGGTTCGGTTTACGAACGCAAAGGTGAGGTGGACAAGGCGATCGAAAGCTATGGGGAGGCGATCCGGCTCGATCCCACGGCGGCACAAGCCTTCTACAACCGCGCCCATGCCTTCATCGCGAAGCAGGACTATCGGGCCGCGATATCGGACTACGACCGGGCGATCGGCCTGCAGCGCGACTTCGCGGACGCCTACAGCAACCGGGGCGGCATGTATCTCCTGCTGGGCGACACCGACAAGGCGATCGGAGATTTCGACGAGGCGATCCGTCTCAAGGGCACCGATCCGATCTTCTGGTCGAACAGGGCGAGCGCCTACATGACGATGGGACGCTATAAGGATGCATTGGCCGATTTCGACCGCGCCCAAACGATCGATCCTGGCAACCCAGCGACTTATCTCGGACGAGGACGAGCTCGGCTCTATTCGAACGAGATCTCGGGGGCGATCGAAGACCTGCGTGTCGCCGCGAGACTCAGGCCGACGAACGCCTTTCCCGCCATCTGGATGCACATCGCCCGCATCCACCAGGGCAATCCGGACCGCGAGGAACTTGAGCGGAACGCGGCGAGAGTGGATCGCTCCCAGTGGCCGGCTCAGGTCCTGGACTTCTACTTGGGCAAACTGGCCATGGACCGGGTGCGCGAAGACGCCGGCAGCGGTGTGGGCGCCGAAGCCGAAAGGCGGCTATGCGAGGCGGACTTCTTCGTCGGTGAGTTCCTAAGCCACCGCCAACAGAAGGCCGACGGCCGCCGGATGCTTCGGACGGTCGTCGATCGGTGCCGTCCCGTGGACATCATCTTCGCCGCTGCTCAAGCCGAGCTGCGCGACGACAAAGAGGCGAAGTAG
- a CDS encoding DUF2171 domain-containing protein: MPDTSQIKEHMDVISSDKKTVGKVDHLEGSDKIKLTKQSSPDGDHHHFIPVSWIDHVDQHVHLTKSGDEVTAHWQHEGRK; encoded by the coding sequence ATGCCGGACACATCGCAGATCAAAGAGCATATGGACGTGATTTCTTCGGACAAGAAGACCGTGGGAAAGGTCGACCATCTGGAGGGTAGCGATAAGATAAAGCTCACCAAGCAGAGTTCGCCCGACGGCGACCACCATCACTTCATCCCCGTGTCCTGGATCGATCATGTGGACCAGCACGTCCATCTGACGAAATCAGGCGACGAAGTCACCGCTCACTGGCAGCATGAAGGCCGCAAGTAA
- the flgK gene encoding flagellar hook-associated protein FlgK, which translates to MSLNSALASAMSGLRANQAALSIVSSNVANSQTPGYVAQAPNQIEVTTGDFGSTAMTTGVSRELDTYVLNQLRTETGGSGYADQMASILKQLQNVYGTPGNSGTLETALNNFTTSLQALSTSAGSSSAQRVALGAAQALAQQLNVTTKGIQSLRSNVEQDLGTSAQQANAAMQKVADINTKLQGLSANDPSAATLMDQRDQAINTLSKYVDLRVTTDGSNQANIYTTTGIQLIGAGLASQFTFSSAGALSATSLYNIDPTKSGVGALNVKLPNGSMIDVVANNVVSSGQMAADLKLRDQTLVQAQNQIDQLAAAMSSALSDKTTEGSTVSGPPAGFDLELAGAQPGNTVNITYTDTATNTQRQITLVNITDPAALPLQNATNANPLRIGLNFSGGMGAIASALNTALSGTNLSFAAAPLPATATTLRVTGDSTGLTKVNSSSSTKTISSLTSGNPQIPLFTDGGQALYTGAISASGSQMTGLAGRIAVNTQLASDPSKLSVYNTSPATPAGDTTRSDYLYSQLTTAVYSYSPQTGLGSSSQPFTGSISSYLQQFLSVQGNVATQATQLQQGQSVVVSTLQAKFNSTSSVNLDSEMSNLIQLQNAYAANAKIMSVIQEMMDVLIRAQ; encoded by the coding sequence ATGAGCCTAAACTCCGCCCTTGCCAGCGCGATGAGCGGTCTGCGTGCCAATCAGGCCGCGCTTTCGATCGTCTCGTCGAACGTCGCGAATTCGCAGACGCCGGGCTACGTCGCGCAGGCACCGAACCAGATCGAGGTCACCACCGGCGACTTCGGCTCGACCGCGATGACGACAGGCGTCAGCCGGGAGCTCGACACCTATGTGCTGAACCAGCTCCGCACCGAGACCGGCGGAAGCGGCTACGCCGACCAAATGGCGAGCATCCTGAAGCAGCTTCAGAATGTGTATGGCACGCCCGGCAACAGCGGCACGCTCGAAACCGCGCTGAACAACTTCACCACGTCGCTGCAGGCGCTCTCGACCAGTGCTGGCTCGTCGTCGGCGCAGAGGGTGGCGCTCGGCGCGGCGCAGGCGTTGGCACAACAGCTCAACGTCACCACCAAGGGCATCCAGTCGCTCCGCTCCAATGTCGAACAGGATCTCGGGACCTCGGCGCAGCAGGCAAACGCGGCCATGCAGAAGGTCGCCGACATCAACACCAAGCTGCAGGGCCTGTCGGCTAACGATCCGTCCGCCGCGACGCTGATGGATCAGCGCGATCAGGCCATCAACACGCTGTCGAAATATGTCGACCTCCGCGTCACCACCGACGGCTCGAACCAGGCCAACATCTACACAACGACGGGTATCCAACTGATCGGTGCGGGTCTCGCCTCGCAATTCACGTTCTCATCTGCCGGTGCCCTCTCGGCGACCTCGCTCTACAACATCGATCCGACCAAGTCCGGCGTCGGCGCACTCAACGTCAAACTGCCGAACGGCTCGATGATCGACGTCGTCGCCAACAACGTGGTATCCTCAGGCCAGATGGCCGCCGATCTGAAGCTGCGCGACCAGACGCTGGTGCAGGCGCAGAATCAGATCGACCAACTCGCCGCCGCGATGTCGAGCGCGCTGTCGGACAAGACCACGGAGGGCAGCACGGTCTCCGGCCCGCCCGCCGGTTTCGACCTCGAACTCGCCGGCGCGCAGCCTGGCAACACCGTTAACATCACCTACACGGATACGGCCACCAACACCCAGCGCCAGATCACGCTTGTCAACATCACCGATCCGGCGGCACTGCCGCTCCAGAACGCGACCAACGCCAATCCCCTGCGGATCGGCTTGAATTTCTCGGGCGGTATGGGAGCGATCGCTTCGGCACTCAACACCGCGCTGTCCGGCACGAACTTGTCGTTCGCCGCAGCCCCATTGCCGGCGACGGCCACTACGCTGCGGGTTACCGGCGACAGCACCGGCCTTACCAAGGTCAATTCGTCCTCCAGCACCAAGACGATCTCGTCGCTGACTTCCGGCAATCCGCAGATTCCGTTGTTCACCGATGGCGGACAGGCCCTCTATACCGGCGCGATATCGGCATCGGGCTCTCAGATGACCGGCCTTGCCGGTCGCATCGCCGTCAATACGCAGCTCGCCTCCGATCCGAGCAAGCTTTCGGTCTACAACACCTCGCCGGCGACGCCCGCGGGCGACACCACTCGCTCGGACTATCTCTACTCGCAGCTCACGACGGCGGTGTACTCCTACTCACCGCAGACTGGACTCGGCTCGTCGAGCCAGCCATTTACCGGCAGCATCTCGAGCTACCTCCAGCAGTTCCTGAGCGTCCAGGGTAATGTCGCGACGCAGGCGACCCAACTTCAGCAGGGCCAGAGCGTCGTCGTCTCGACGCTCCAGGCCAAGTTCAATTCGACCTCCAGCGTCAACCTGGACTCGGAGATGTCGAACTTGATCCAGCTTCAGAATGCCTATGCGGCGAATGCCAAAATCATGTCGGTCATTCAGGAAATGATGGACGTGCTCATTAGAGCTCAATGA